In a single window of the Desulfovibrio psychrotolerans genome:
- the hisH gene encoding imidazole glycerol phosphate synthase subunit HisH: MNTVHIIDYGIGNIFNIRRAVADAGGNPVLTSRPEDLAAADKVILPGVGAFGNAMQSLALNGMDEAIKTFVTSGKPLLGICLGMQLLFSRSDEFGDHTGLDLVPGSVERLPITDGSKLPHIGWSKLLCPTEEATAWNEGLFKGLTMESYAYFVHSFAAKPLSPEHVLSYSSYGHSLFCSTVSRDNVWGCQFHPELSFNTGKAIFQNFLAV, encoded by the coding sequence ATGAACACAGTTCACATCATAGACTACGGCATAGGCAACATCTTCAACATCCGAAGAGCGGTAGCCGATGCGGGGGGCAATCCAGTGCTGACGTCACGCCCCGAGGATCTTGCCGCTGCCGATAAAGTCATCCTACCGGGCGTTGGGGCCTTTGGAAATGCCATGCAGAGCCTTGCCCTCAACGGCATGGACGAGGCTATCAAAACATTCGTCACCTCGGGTAAACCGCTGCTCGGCATCTGCCTTGGAATGCAATTGCTCTTTTCCCGAAGCGATGAATTCGGGGATCATACAGGACTGGACCTTGTACCCGGTTCAGTCGAACGGCTGCCCATTACGGACGGCTCCAAACTGCCGCACATCGGCTGGAGCAAGCTCTTGTGCCCCACGGAAGAAGCCACGGCTTGGAATGAAGGTCTATTCAAGGGCTTGACGATGGAAAGCTACGCCTACTTTGTGCACTCCTTTGCGGCAAAGCCCTTGTCACCTGAGCATGTCCTTTCGTATTCCAGCTATGGGCACAGTCTCTTTTGCAGCACCGTATCCCGTGATAATGTTTGGGGATGCCAGTTCCATCCCGAACTGAGCTTCAATACTGGCAAAGCCATCTTTCAGAATTTTCTTGCAGTCTAA
- a CDS encoding N-acetyl sugar amidotransferase encodes MDKLFHTPLPELPTIDKQLGNIPQDVFFCTKCVTSNQRPRITFNDQGICSACQWHEEKETLDWNERERMLVELLDKHRSKNGQFDCLVPSSGGKDSGFVAHMLKYRYGMNPLTVTWSPFMYTDIGFRNFNNMIHTGFDNIQFTPNGIFHRKLSRISFECNGDNFDPFVYGQKSFVFNIAIRFNIPLIFYGENGDLEYGGSMHSKNKSHEDISDWTNTYFKGSGVQNLVSIGLENGIFTKDEIARQNTEFYRAPDPEQVNKLGAEMHWFSFYKKWIPQENYYYCVENTGFETNTERSEGTYTKYASLDDKTDGFHYYMGYIKFGMGRTTRDASMEIRNKHITREEAVALVNKYDGEYPNKHLEDFCRYIDISKEHLDAVIDKFRPIHLWEKVDNVWRLKHSVA; translated from the coding sequence ATGGATAAGCTTTTTCATACCCCTCTTCCTGAACTACCGACCATAGACAAACAACTCGGCAATATCCCGCAGGACGTGTTTTTTTGCACCAAGTGTGTCACGTCCAACCAGCGTCCCCGTATAACATTCAATGATCAGGGGATTTGCAGCGCATGTCAGTGGCATGAGGAAAAAGAAACCCTCGACTGGAACGAACGCGAACGGATGCTCGTGGAACTGCTGGACAAGCACCGTTCCAAGAACGGTCAGTTTGACTGTCTTGTCCCCTCCAGCGGCGGCAAAGATTCCGGGTTCGTCGCCCACATGCTCAAGTACCGTTACGGCATGAATCCCCTTACGGTTACGTGGTCCCCGTTCATGTACACCGATATCGGCTTCAGAAACTTCAACAACATGATTCATACCGGGTTTGACAACATTCAGTTCACCCCAAACGGGATATTCCACAGAAAGCTGTCCAGAATTTCATTTGAGTGCAACGGTGACAACTTCGACCCATTTGTGTACGGACAGAAATCATTCGTCTTCAACATTGCCATCCGATTCAACATCCCGCTCATCTTCTACGGCGAGAACGGCGATCTGGAATACGGTGGCAGCATGCATTCCAAAAACAAATCCCACGAAGACATATCCGACTGGACCAACACCTACTTCAAGGGCAGCGGCGTTCAGAACCTTGTCTCCATCGGCCTTGAGAATGGCATCTTCACAAAAGATGAGATTGCTAGGCAGAACACCGAATTCTACCGAGCGCCGGACCCCGAACAGGTGAACAAGCTCGGCGCTGAAATGCACTGGTTCTCGTTCTATAAAAAATGGATCCCGCAGGAAAACTACTACTATTGCGTGGAAAACACCGGATTCGAAACCAACACAGAACGGTCCGAGGGTACCTATACCAAGTACGCCAGCCTTGATGACAAGACCGATGGCTTCCATTATTATATGGGATACATCAAGTTCGGTATGGGCAGAACCACCCGTGACGCCTCCATGGAGATTCGCAACAAGCACATTACCCGTGAAGAAGCGGTGGCGCTGGTCAACAAGTACGACGGTGAATACCCCAACAAACACCTTGAAGATTTCTGCCGTTACATCGACATCTCCAAGGAACACCTTGATGCCGTTATCGACAAATTCCGCCCGATCCACCTGTGGGAAAAGGTGGACAACGTGTGGCGCCTGAAGCACAGCGTAGCCTAA
- a CDS encoding class I SAM-dependent methyltransferase, with translation MKETVKKAVRALTVVSTVLAYPFTAAFFWVNRWVLDNDFVLRQYPRLGKPSYWAVPFVAFYHLVGIIHSGFKASYSNYAIKQYHRLTPLHYAPGGRGYLSLKDLSEAEKTEKYQSLVSRASMVLDKAGMLALYRDGDSFLDAGCGMGKNIRFLSQAYPNSKITGFDINESALDLIKSAEKNPNVTVEKGSILEPAYMASLPANGFDHVIMSHVMGFICVENEKVTAEIRQSIVDNLVRVANKSFLLLDSHSSCKAMTVEIEQKNRCRIYDNLTRYFEKHLNTGELYLVPSPETTGFYYVKR, from the coding sequence ATGAAAGAAACAGTTAAGAAGGCCGTACGCGCCCTGACCGTGGTAAGCACCGTGCTCGCGTACCCTTTCACGGCAGCATTCTTCTGGGTCAACCGATGGGTTCTCGACAATGACTTTGTGCTGCGCCAATACCCCAGACTGGGCAAGCCGTCCTACTGGGCCGTTCCTTTTGTCGCATTCTACCATCTGGTAGGCATCATCCACAGCGGGTTCAAGGCCAGTTATTCCAACTACGCCATCAAACAGTACCACCGCCTTACTCCGCTGCACTATGCCCCTGGAGGCCGCGGATACCTTTCGCTGAAGGACCTGTCGGAAGCCGAAAAAACCGAAAAATACCAGTCACTCGTAAGCCGGGCATCCATGGTCTTGGACAAGGCGGGCATGCTTGCCCTCTACCGCGACGGTGATTCCTTTCTTGATGCAGGATGCGGCATGGGGAAGAACATCCGTTTCCTTTCACAGGCCTATCCCAACTCCAAGATTACGGGCTTCGACATTAATGAGTCCGCCCTTGATCTGATCAAGTCGGCTGAGAAGAACCCGAATGTCACTGTAGAAAAGGGCAGCATTCTTGAGCCGGCATACATGGCCTCGCTTCCCGCCAACGGATTTGACCATGTCATCATGTCCCATGTTATGGGGTTCATATGCGTTGAAAACGAGAAGGTTACAGCAGAGATTCGTCAGTCGATAGTTGACAACCTTGTCCGCGTTGCAAACAAATCCTTTCTCCTTCTTGACTCACATTCCTCTTGCAAGGCGATGACCGTTGAAATCGAGCAGAAAAACCGCTGTCGCATTTACGACAACCTGACACGCTACTTCGAAAAGCATCTCAACACTGGTGAACTGTACCTGGTCCCCTCACCAGAAACAACCGGGTTCTACTATGTTAAACGATAA